In Pseudomonas sp. ADAK18, a single window of DNA contains:
- a CDS encoding LLM class flavin-dependent oxidoreductase → MSKQRQLKLGAMVHGVGHGWGEWRHPQALANASVNFGFYKQQTQLAEGAKFDFVFIADSLHIHEKSSPHYLNRFEPLTILSALAALTSNIGLVATVTVSYTEPFQVARQFASLDHISGGRAGWNVVTSWLSGTADNFSKPEHPPHAVRYRIAKEHVKVVQGLWDSWEDDAFAYNKQSGEFFTPGKLHALDHKGEFFSVKGPLNIARSRQGQPVIFQAGTSEDGRNFAAENADAIFVHAESFEEALSYAQDLKQRARGFGRDASHLSILPGIRPIVGRDAAEVESRYQQAVELVTIEDAIVALGRPFNDHDFSQYPLDAPFPELGDLGSNSQKGGSDRIKQLARDEGLTLREVALRFSRPRRDFVGTPQQVADAIQTWFEGGAADGFIINSLLPDGLQSFTEWVVPVLQQRGLFRQAYSGHTLRDNFGLDVPVNRHAVELELAI, encoded by the coding sequence ATGAGCAAACAACGCCAACTGAAACTCGGTGCGATGGTCCATGGCGTCGGTCATGGCTGGGGCGAATGGCGCCACCCGCAAGCCCTGGCCAATGCCAGTGTGAACTTCGGTTTCTACAAGCAGCAGACGCAACTGGCCGAAGGCGCCAAGTTCGATTTCGTGTTCATTGCCGACAGCCTGCATATCCACGAAAAATCCAGCCCCCACTACCTCAACCGCTTCGAGCCGCTGACCATCCTCTCGGCCCTGGCGGCACTGACCTCAAACATCGGCCTGGTGGCCACCGTGACGGTCAGCTACACCGAGCCGTTCCAGGTGGCGCGCCAGTTTGCTTCGCTGGACCATATCAGCGGCGGCCGCGCCGGTTGGAACGTGGTGACCTCCTGGCTCAGCGGCACCGCCGACAACTTCAGCAAGCCCGAGCATCCACCCCATGCCGTGCGTTATCGCATCGCCAAGGAGCATGTGAAGGTGGTCCAGGGCCTGTGGGATTCCTGGGAAGACGATGCGTTTGCCTACAACAAGCAGAGCGGTGAGTTTTTCACCCCCGGCAAGCTCCACGCCCTGGACCACAAAGGTGAGTTTTTCTCGGTCAAGGGTCCGCTCAATATTGCGCGCTCCCGCCAAGGCCAGCCGGTGATTTTCCAGGCCGGCACCTCCGAGGACGGCCGCAACTTTGCCGCCGAAAACGCTGATGCCATTTTTGTCCACGCCGAGAGTTTCGAAGAAGCACTGAGCTACGCGCAGGACCTTAAACAGCGTGCTCGCGGTTTTGGTCGCGACGCCAGCCACCTGTCCATCCTGCCGGGCATCCGACCCATTGTCGGGCGCGATGCCGCCGAGGTAGAAAGCCGCTATCAGCAAGCGGTGGAGCTGGTGACCATCGAAGACGCCATCGTCGCCCTCGGCCGCCCCTTCAATGACCATGACTTCAGCCAATACCCGTTGGACGCGCCGTTCCCCGAGCTGGGCGACCTGGGCTCCAACAGCCAAAAAGGCGGCTCCGACCGCATCAAACAACTGGCCCGGGATGAAGGCCTGACCCTGCGGGAAGTCGCACTGCGTTTCTCCCGGCCACGGCGGGACTTTGTCGGCACGCCGCAACAGGTGGCCGACGCCATTCAGACCTGGTTCGAAGGCGGCGCCGCCGACGGTTTCATCATCAACTCTCTGCTGCCGGACGGCCTGCAGTCCTTCACCGAATGGGTGGTGCCGGTGCTGCAACAGCGCGGGCTGTTTCGCCAGGCATACAGCGGCCACACGCTGCGGGACAACTTCGGCCTGGACGTGCCGGTCAATCGTCACGCCGTCGAGCTTGAACTCGCCATCTGA
- a CDS encoding ABC transporter substrate-binding protein: MRFTLPLLLIALALGSTSQAADLQPLRVANQKSTIKVLLEVSGELKDVPYEIQFSEFPAAAPLGEALNAGAVDIGALGDAPYVFALGAGAPLKVVSIIHAEGRYTTAILAPKDSPLNTALDLKGKRIVTTRGSIGHLLAIKALRSVGLSTHDVQFIYLLPSESRLLLDNGTADAWSTWDPYTTVVTSQSQAKVLASGDTLLTNHLYLAATRQAIADKRPQLDDFVARVDRAYRWTNAHPEAFAAAQAKVTGLPLAVHVAVANTTHMQPVLIDDGVISGLQATAEIYREEGILAKPIDVSQGFDKSFNAQRALLNQASR; this comes from the coding sequence ATGCGTTTTACCCTTCCCCTCCTGTTGATCGCCCTCGCCTTGGGCAGCACCAGCCAGGCCGCCGATCTGCAACCGCTGCGGGTGGCCAACCAGAAGTCCACCATCAAAGTGCTGTTGGAAGTTTCCGGTGAACTGAAAGATGTGCCCTACGAGATCCAGTTCTCCGAATTCCCCGCCGCAGCGCCCTTGGGTGAAGCCCTGAACGCTGGCGCTGTCGACATCGGCGCCCTGGGCGATGCGCCCTACGTTTTCGCCCTGGGTGCCGGTGCGCCGCTCAAGGTGGTGAGCATCATCCACGCCGAGGGCCGCTACACCACCGCGATTCTCGCGCCCAAGGACTCGCCGCTGAACACCGCCCTCGACCTCAAGGGCAAACGCATCGTCACCACCCGCGGTTCCATCGGCCACCTGTTGGCGATCAAAGCCCTGCGCAGTGTTGGCCTGAGTACCCACGATGTGCAGTTCATCTACTTGTTGCCCAGTGAGTCGCGCTTGTTGCTGGATAACGGTACTGCCGACGCCTGGTCGACCTGGGATCCCTACACCACCGTGGTCACCAGCCAGAGCCAGGCCAAAGTCCTGGCCAGTGGCGACACCCTGCTGACCAACCACCTGTACCTCGCCGCCACCCGCCAGGCCATCGCCGACAAACGCCCGCAACTGGACGACTTTGTTGCCAGGGTCGACCGCGCCTACCGCTGGACCAACGCCCACCCCGAGGCCTTCGCCGCAGCCCAAGCCAAAGTCACCGGCTTGCCGCTGGCCGTGCATGTGGCCGTGGCGAATACCACCCACATGCAGCCAGTACTGATCGACGATGGCGTGATCAGCGGCTTGCAAGCCACTGCCGAGATCTACCGCGAAGAAGGCATCCTCGCCAAACCCATCGACGTCTCCCAGGGTTTCGACAAAAGCTTCAACGCCCAGCGCGCCCTTCTTAACCAGGCTTCCCGCTAA